One stretch of Cygnus olor isolate bCygOlo1 chromosome 1, bCygOlo1.pri.v2, whole genome shotgun sequence DNA includes these proteins:
- the LOC121063585 gene encoding collagenase 3-like: MMQSRLSAVFFFLLGLSFCLTIPIPLEDSHEFTEEDLQFAERYLRTHYDLRLNPTGIMKKSANTVASKLREMQAFFGLEVTGKLDEETYELMRKPRCGVPDVGEYNFFPRKLKWSKTNLTYRIMNYTSDLRRAEVDRAFKKAFKVWSDVTPLNFTRIRSGIADIMISFGTKEHGDFYPFDGPSGLLAHAFPPGPDYGGDAHFDDDETWSDDSRGYNLFLVAAHEFGHSLGLEHSRDPGALMFPIYTYTGKTGFVLPDDDVQGIQELYGAGDRDPNPKHPKTPEKCDPELSLDAITELRGEMLVFKDRFFWRLHPQMVDAELVLIKSFWPELPNKIDAAYENPIKDLVFMFKGKKVWAMNGYDIVEGFPKKIYEMGFPKEMKRIDAVVHIKDTGKTLFFTGNKYWSYDEETEVMEAGYPRLIEEEFAGIGDRVDAVYHRNGYLYLFNGSLQFEYSIWSKRIVRVLHTNSIFWC, translated from the exons ATGATGCAGTCAAGGCTTTCagctgtcttctttttcttgttggGTTTGTCATTTTGTCTGACAATCCCTATTCCTCTTGAAGATAGCCATGAATTCACAGAGGAAGACCTTCAGTTTGCAGAG CGCTACCTCAGGACTCACTATGATCTCCGTCTGAATCCCACTGGCATAATGAAGAAGAGTGCCAACACAGTGGCATCTAAACTTCGAGAAATGCAGGCTTTTTTTGGCTTGGAGGTGACAGGAAAATTAGATGAAGAAACATATGAGCTTATGCGGAAACCAAGATGTGGTGTCCCAGATGTGGGAGAATATAACTTTTTCCCTAGAAAACTCAAGTGGTCAAAAACAAATTTGACATACAG AATTATGAATTACACATCAGATCTGAGACGTGCGGAAGTAGACAGAGCTttcaaaaaagctttcaaagttTGGTCTGATGTGACACCACTTAACTTCACCAGAATACGAAGTGGCATAGCTGATATCATGATCTCCTTTGGTACTAAAG AACACGGCGACTTTTACCCCTTTGATGGACCCTCTGGATTACTGGCTCATGCCTTCCCCCCTGGTCCAGACTATGGAGGAGATGCCCATTTTGATGATGATGAAACTTGGTCAGATGATTCTAGAG GGTATAATTTGTTTCTTGTTGCTGCCCATGAATTTGGTCATTCACTGGGACTTGAACACTCCAGAGACCCTGGAGCTCTGATGTTTCCAATTTACACATATACTGGAAAAACTGGTTTTGTGCTTCCTGATGATGATGTGCAAGGGATCCAAGAGCTCTATG GTGCTGGAGACAGAGATCCGAACCCAAAACATCCTAAAACACCGGAGAAATGTGATCCAGAATTATCACTTGATGCAATAACAGAACTTCGTGGAGAAATGCTGGTCTTCAAGGACAG GTTTTTCTGGCGGCTGCACCCTCAGATGGTTGATGCAGAGctggttttaattaaatcattttggCCAGAGCTTCCAAACAAAATAGATGCAGCTTATGAAAACCCCATTAAAGATCTTGTCTTCATGTTTAAAG gaaagaaagtcTGGGCTATGAATGGCTATGACATAGTTGAAGGCTTTCCTAAAAAGATATATGAAATGGGATtcccaaaagaaatgaaaagaatagaTGCAGTTGTCCATATTAAAGACACTGGCAAGACTCTCTTTTTTACTGGAAATAAGTACTGGAG TTATGATGAAGAGACAGAGGTGATGGAAGCAGGCTACCCAAGACTGATAGAGGAAGAATTTGCAGGAATTGGTGATCGAGTGGATGCAGTCTATCACAGAAATG gtTACCTCTACCTCTTCAATGGATCTTTGCAATTTGAATACAGCATCTGGAGCAAAAGAATTGTCCGTGTCCTGCACACTAACTCCATATTTTGGTGCTGA